A single window of Chryseobacterium shigense DNA harbors:
- a CDS encoding DUF4838 domain-containing protein, whose amino-acid sequence MLFGVYTFFENYLDCRFFALDEIKTPKKTNISIPKLNYSYSSPFSFRSYYSLENSNKSYADFHKENYFFENRLYPAHSLAWLLPAEKYFKTHPEYFALIDGKRNPSQICFSSEGAFEELVKVLNREIAATPNEVWSVSPLDSPNYCHCNLCESKYRKGTGFSETLIPFVNKVARAFPNKIISTLAYNQSLLPSTLEKPEKNVEIMFCFTNIDRRYAIDSEKNKDAKRFINALQDWRKQTDNIFIWDYNVNYFHSLFPFPNLKTFKQNILYFKNIGAKKVFLEGIGPQQGEFSELKSYIASELLWNPDADADLLMNDFLMNYYGDAWKDIKEYIQTLELNAENYTIPLDVYANPVLYKDGYLNNQNIALYKNILNKALNKVKANIKYSNRIKKEILSIEYAELEIYSNTANQPAERSSSKNKFNSKLNSFKEEAKKLNITYLRNAEFTVDEFIKQKSR is encoded by the coding sequence TTGCTGTTCGGAGTATATACTTTCTTCGAAAACTATTTAGATTGCAGATTTTTTGCACTGGATGAAATAAAAACCCCTAAAAAGACAAATATTTCTATTCCAAAGCTTAATTATAGCTATTCATCACCATTTAGCTTTAGATCCTATTACTCTCTGGAAAATTCAAACAAATCATATGCTGATTTTCATAAAGAAAATTATTTTTTTGAAAATAGATTATACCCTGCTCATTCTTTAGCATGGCTATTACCGGCTGAAAAATACTTTAAAACTCATCCCGAATATTTTGCATTGATAGACGGAAAAAGGAATCCCTCTCAAATCTGTTTCAGCAGTGAGGGAGCTTTTGAGGAATTGGTAAAAGTTCTGAATCGTGAAATAGCAGCTACTCCCAATGAGGTATGGTCGGTAAGTCCCCTGGATTCACCCAATTATTGCCATTGTAACTTGTGTGAAAGCAAATATAGAAAAGGAACTGGTTTTAGTGAAACCTTAATCCCTTTTGTGAATAAAGTGGCAAGGGCTTTTCCAAACAAAATAATAAGTACTTTGGCCTATAATCAGTCACTTCTTCCCTCAACACTTGAAAAGCCTGAAAAAAATGTAGAGATTATGTTTTGCTTTACCAATATTGATAGAAGATACGCTATTGATTCTGAAAAAAATAAAGATGCTAAAAGATTTATTAATGCTTTACAAGATTGGAGAAAGCAGACAGATAATATCTTTATATGGGATTATAATGTAAACTACTTTCATTCCCTTTTCCCGTTTCCAAACTTGAAAACATTTAAACAAAATATATTATATTTCAAAAATATTGGCGCAAAAAAAGTGTTTTTGGAAGGGATCGGTCCCCAGCAAGGTGAATTTTCAGAGCTTAAATCATATATTGCCTCTGAACTTTTGTGGAATCCGGATGCTGATGCAGACCTGTTAATGAATGATTTCCTCATGAATTATTATGGTGATGCATGGAAGGATATTAAAGAATATATTCAAACTTTAGAATTGAATGCTGAAAATTATACTATACCTTTAGATGTGTATGCTAATCCGGTTTTATATAAAGATGGTTATCTGAATAATCAGAATATTGCTTTATATAAAAATATTTTGAATAAAGCACTCAATAAAGTTAAAGCGAATATAAAATATAGCAACAGAATAAAAAAAGAAATACTTTCAATTGAGTATGCTGAACTCGAAATCTACAGTAATACAGCAAACCAACCTGCTGAAAGAAGTAGCAGTAAAAATAAGTTTAATAGTAAATTGAATTCTTTTAAAGAAGAAGCTAAAAAATTAAACATAACATATTTGAGAAATGCAGAGTTTACAGTTGATGAATTTATAAAACAAAAAAGCAGATAA
- a CDS encoding NAD-dependent epimerase/dehydratase family protein: MKNILITGGAGFIGSNLALKLIEKGHKITILDNLSTQIHGENPETTSPLYNSIKDKVHFIKGTVTSREDWENALNGQQVIVHLAAETGTGQSMYCIEKYTEVNIQGTAIMLDLLANNKNNVEKVVIASSRSIYGEGKYRHPELGIVYPSHRQENDMLNGDFEVKYKDGQKLELLATDENSKIHPSSVYGITKQNQEQMIMTVCPTIGIAPVAFRYQNVYGPGQSLSNPYTGILSIFSTQIRNGNGIKIFEDGQETRDFVYIDDVVNATILGIEKEEANGEVFNVGTGVPTDVLTVANTLISSYGIEVPVTVTGNFRLGDIRHNFADLSKINSKLGFKPSVYFEEGIKNFSGWVLQQEIQEDKLSSSLEEMKAKGLYK; the protein is encoded by the coding sequence ATGAAAAATATACTTATTACCGGCGGAGCTGGTTTTATCGGAAGCAATCTGGCACTTAAATTAATTGAAAAAGGCCATAAAATTACAATTCTGGATAATCTTTCAACCCAGATTCATGGTGAAAACCCTGAAACTACATCTCCTTTATATAATAGTATTAAAGATAAAGTACATTTCATTAAGGGAACTGTAACATCTAGAGAAGATTGGGAAAACGCTCTGAATGGGCAGCAGGTAATTGTACATTTAGCTGCTGAAACAGGAACCGGACAATCCATGTACTGTATAGAAAAATATACTGAAGTTAATATACAGGGAACGGCAATTATGCTGGATCTGTTGGCTAATAATAAAAATAACGTAGAAAAAGTGGTTATTGCTTCATCAAGATCCATCTATGGAGAGGGTAAATACCGTCATCCGGAATTAGGTATTGTTTATCCTTCCCACAGACAGGAAAATGATATGCTGAACGGTGATTTTGAAGTAAAATATAAAGACGGACAAAAACTGGAGCTTTTGGCTACGGATGAAAATTCAAAGATTCATCCTTCTTCCGTTTATGGAATTACTAAACAGAACCAGGAGCAAATGATTATGACAGTTTGTCCTACCATTGGTATTGCACCTGTTGCTTTTAGGTATCAGAATGTATACGGTCCTGGGCAGTCTTTATCTAATCCTTATACAGGGATTTTATCCATATTTTCTACTCAGATCAGAAATGGAAATGGAATCAAAATTTTTGAAGATGGCCAGGAAACCAGAGACTTTGTTTACATTGATGATGTAGTGAATGCCACTATCCTGGGAATAGAGAAAGAGGAAGCTAATGGAGAAGTTTTTAATGTGGGAACAGGTGTGCCTACAGATGTTTTAACTGTTGCTAATACGTTGATCAGTTCTTACGGAATTGAGGTTCCAGTTACAGTAACCGGAAACTTCAGACTTGGAGACATCCGTCACAATTTTGCCGATCTTTCAAAAATCAATTCTAAGCTAGGCTTTAAACCTTCCGTATATTTTGAAGAGGGAATAAAGAACTTTTCAGGATGGGTGCTTCAACAGGAAATTCAGGAAGATAAACTGAGTAGTTCTCTTGAAGAGATGAAAGCTAAAGGTTTATATAAATAA
- a CDS encoding lipopolysaccharide biosynthesis protein produces MLQGKNVLLISIKFFNYENLIKKELEDMGAAVDLFDERPSNSFFSKAIIRIKKEMYSVKINQYFNEIIEKIKDKRYNYFLLIKGEATPKFFLDFLKENNPGIKFIFYTYDSFKNNSNGLDILNYFDGKFTFDSQDAVQYQMSFRPLFFAQDYGDLNDRNKNFQYDLAFIGTAHSDRYSISEKAKSWCGEHQLKMFTFYYSPSKLLFKYKKATDKNFKNFDYAKISFNSLSHKEIIDIYGNTKVILDINHPGQNGLTMRTFETLGAGRKLITTNPKIAEYPFYDPQNIYIIERGGIEFDENFFKSDFKEMNAEIRESMSLKGWVNEVFGISSIKHWEQVLK; encoded by the coding sequence ATGCTTCAGGGAAAGAATGTTTTATTGATTTCTATCAAATTTTTTAATTATGAAAATTTAATTAAGAAAGAACTGGAAGATATGGGTGCTGCAGTTGATCTGTTTGATGAGCGGCCCTCCAATTCCTTTTTTAGTAAAGCCATTATCCGAATAAAAAAAGAAATGTATTCCGTTAAAATCAATCAGTATTTTAATGAGATCATTGAAAAGATAAAAGATAAAAGATATAATTATTTTCTTTTAATAAAAGGCGAAGCTACACCTAAGTTTTTTCTCGACTTTTTAAAAGAGAATAATCCGGGGATCAAGTTTATTTTTTATACTTACGATTCCTTTAAAAACAATTCCAACGGATTGGATATCTTAAATTATTTTGATGGTAAATTTACTTTTGACAGTCAGGATGCAGTGCAGTACCAAATGAGTTTCAGGCCTTTGTTTTTTGCTCAGGATTATGGAGATCTCAATGATAGAAATAAAAACTTTCAATATGATTTGGCTTTTATCGGAACAGCACACTCAGACCGTTATTCAATCAGTGAAAAAGCAAAATCCTGGTGTGGAGAGCATCAATTGAAAATGTTTACCTTTTATTATTCTCCCAGCAAGCTTCTTTTTAAATATAAAAAAGCAACTGATAAAAATTTTAAAAACTTCGATTACGCAAAAATTTCGTTCAACAGTCTTTCCCATAAAGAGATTATTGATATTTACGGGAACACTAAAGTTATTCTGGATATCAATCATCCCGGACAGAATGGTTTAACAATGAGGACGTTTGAAACCTTGGGAGCCGGAAGGAAACTAATTACTACCAATCCTAAAATAGCAGAATATCCGTTTTATGATCCTCAGAATATTTACATCATAGAAAGAGGCGGTATTGAATTTGATGAAAATTTTTTCAAATCCGATTTTAAAGAAATGAATGCTGAAATTAGAGAAAGTATGTCATTGAAAGGATGGGTAAACGAAGTATTTGGGATATCGTCTATTAAACATTGGGAGCAGGTTTTAAAATAA
- a CDS encoding NAD-dependent epimerase/dehydratase family protein: MNITVFGGSGFIGKNLVESPMLNAEIQGVSLRDASWKKTAESADIMINLVGKAHDHQGTASEEDYYFANVELVKEIFDVFIQSDAKLLIHISSIAAVEEFESEEPLREDSVCHPFSPYGKTKKQAEEWLMQQILPENKKVIILRPPMIHGPGDKGNLGLLYKIISKGLPYPLASFDNSRSFLSISNFCFFISAIIKNENQMETGIYHICDDEPVSTKDIINIIKKVTNKKSPNLSVPKILIQGIAKAGDILPLPINTKRLKKMTGSLLVSNEKMKKALKITNLPASAHEGLENTIKSFG; encoded by the coding sequence ATGAATATAACTGTTTTTGGAGGTTCCGGTTTTATTGGGAAGAATCTTGTAGAATCCCCGATGCTGAATGCAGAAATTCAGGGAGTATCCTTGCGGGACGCTTCCTGGAAGAAAACTGCAGAATCTGCCGACATTATGATTAATCTGGTAGGGAAGGCACATGACCACCAGGGAACCGCTTCCGAAGAGGATTATTATTTTGCCAATGTGGAATTGGTTAAAGAAATATTTGATGTTTTTATTCAATCTGATGCTAAACTTCTTATTCACATAAGTTCAATTGCAGCAGTTGAAGAATTTGAATCCGAAGAACCATTAAGAGAAGATTCCGTGTGTCATCCTTTTTCTCCCTATGGAAAAACCAAGAAACAGGCCGAAGAATGGCTGATGCAGCAGATACTGCCGGAAAACAAGAAAGTCATTATCCTGAGACCCCCGATGATTCATGGACCCGGAGATAAAGGGAATTTAGGACTGCTTTATAAAATCATATCAAAAGGGCTTCCATATCCGCTGGCTTCTTTTGACAACAGCAGGTCTTTTCTGTCTATCAGTAATTTTTGTTTTTTCATATCGGCCATCATTAAAAATGAAAATCAAATGGAAACGGGAATCTATCATATCTGTGATGATGAACCGGTTTCAACCAAAGATATTATTAATATTATAAAGAAGGTTACGAATAAAAAATCACCTAACTTGTCTGTTCCTAAAATACTCATACAAGGAATTGCAAAAGCAGGAGATATCTTACCTCTTCCCATCAATACAAAAAGATTGAAAAAGATGACCGGGAGTCTTCTGGTTTCAAATGAAAAGATGAAAAAAGCATTAAAAATTACAAACCTTCCTGCTTCAGCGCATGAAGGTCTTGAAAACACAATAAAAAGTTTCGGTTAA
- a CDS encoding MraY family glycosyltransferase, with translation MEYILVTVILFISILIYFRIADQYNIIDKPNHRSAHTQITLRGGGIIFPVAFIVFCCFNLQTAIEHYGSFGLGLLAICSISFIDDIKTLSNKIRLSVHLISVILLLYFTGAFVLMPFWVWPILFVVIIGTLNAYNFMDGINGMTGVYSLVTLLSLAYINKDVVEFTDNDFIIYPVLSCLVFLFFNFRKKAKCFAGDVGSMGIGFWVIGLIALLIMRTGEYKYILLLSIYGMEVVLTIIERILLKENIFEAHRRHLYQLFANERKVSHLVISSVYAVFQLLVNIFLIHSQLPVWAIILIIFIPAGGIYLGLKWSLKKQYNL, from the coding sequence ATGGAATACATTCTCGTCACTGTCATACTGTTTATTTCAATACTGATATATTTCAGAATTGCAGATCAATATAATATTATAGATAAACCCAACCACCGAAGTGCCCATACACAAATCACCTTAAGAGGCGGAGGAATTATTTTCCCAGTTGCCTTTATTGTTTTCTGCTGTTTTAATTTACAGACTGCTATTGAGCATTATGGGTCTTTCGGTCTTGGGCTTCTTGCAATTTGTAGCATTAGTTTTATTGATGATATCAAAACCCTGTCTAATAAAATCAGGCTCTCTGTTCATCTAATCTCAGTTATACTTCTTCTCTATTTTACAGGAGCTTTTGTTTTGATGCCGTTCTGGGTATGGCCCATTTTATTTGTTGTAATTATTGGGACATTGAATGCCTATAACTTTATGGATGGAATTAACGGGATGACAGGTGTGTACAGTCTTGTAACATTATTATCCCTGGCTTATATTAATAAAGATGTGGTTGAATTTACAGATAATGATTTTATTATATATCCGGTTTTAAGCTGCCTTGTTTTTTTATTTTTTAATTTCAGGAAAAAAGCAAAGTGTTTTGCCGGTGATGTAGGAAGTATGGGAATCGGCTTCTGGGTGATCGGGCTTATTGCACTCCTTATCATGAGAACCGGTGAATACAAATACATTCTTCTGCTTTCAATTTATGGAATGGAAGTTGTGCTTACCATCATTGAACGTATATTATTAAAAGAAAATATCTTTGAAGCTCACAGAAGACACCTGTACCAGCTTTTTGCTAATGAAAGAAAAGTTTCCCACTTAGTAATAAGTTCTGTATATGCTGTTTTCCAGCTGCTTGTAAATATTTTTCTAATTCATTCACAACTTCCTGTCTGGGCAATTATTTTGATTATATTTATTCCGGCAGGAGGTATATATTTAGGATTAAAATGGAGTTTAAAAAAACAATATAACTTATAA
- the rfbC gene encoding dTDP-4-dehydrorhamnose 3,5-epimerase, which produces MKIKETPLKDCYIIEPTIFEDERGYFFEKFNEKKFEELTGMNGHFVQDNISKSSYGVLRGLHLQKGEHAQAKLVSCLEGRVFDVAVDLREDSPTFGKWFGVELTPENKLQLYVPRGFGHGFSVLSETAIFSYKCDNFYNKESEGSVIWNDTDLNIDWKLPLEAVILSEKDQALPKFSERNF; this is translated from the coding sequence ATGAAAATAAAAGAAACACCTTTAAAAGATTGTTACATTATTGAACCTACAATTTTTGAAGATGAAAGAGGATATTTTTTTGAAAAATTCAATGAAAAGAAATTTGAAGAGCTAACAGGAATGAACGGGCACTTCGTTCAGGACAATATTTCAAAATCCTCGTATGGAGTGCTTAGAGGTCTTCACCTGCAAAAAGGAGAGCATGCCCAGGCGAAACTGGTATCATGTCTTGAAGGAAGAGTTTTTGATGTGGCTGTTGATTTGAGAGAAGATTCACCAACATTTGGGAAATGGTTCGGAGTAGAGCTTACCCCGGAGAACAAACTTCAATTATATGTTCCGCGTGGTTTCGGGCATGGTTTTTCAGTTTTAAGCGAAACAGCCATTTTTTCTTATAAGTGCGATAACTTCTACAATAAAGAATCTGAAGGCAGTGTAATCTGGAACGATACAGATTTGAACATTGATTGGAAATTACCATTAGAAGCAGTCATTCTTTCAGAAAAAGACCAGGCATTGCCTAAATTCTCTGAACGCAACTTCTAA